From Marinifilum sp. JC120:
ATCCATGGTATCGCCGTTCTGGCCGCCGAAAATAAGGTCATCATCAGCTCCGCCATTAATGACATCCGCATTCTGGCCACCATAAATGGTATCGTTGCCACCGCCACCATCAATGCTGTCCGTACCGTTACCGCCATAAATAATATCGTTACCAAGACCACCAAGCAAAGTATCAACACCCTGCTTACCATCAATGGTGTCATCGCCCCCACGACCATCATAATAATTAGTCTTAGAGTCTCCGACCCAGCTTTCGCCAGTTTCAGCACCATATATCCAACTCACTCCAGAACCAGCTATAGCTGTACCGTCTACGGTAATATCACCATCTTGCACTGAATCTCCGCCAACCGTACTGATCAGGGTATTGCCGCCTGCATCTACTCCGTTGGAATCATACCAGAGCTTACCGTCGATATCGAAAACAAAAGCCGGACTGCTCCCCAAAGCAGCGTCAGTACCACCATAGCTACCGTCTACAGCCAAAAAGATGGACGTTTCGCTAAAGCTATTGCTATCAAAATCAATAGTATCGTCAGCACTGGAGAAGTTCTGTAATTCTTCGCCTGCCAGACCTTCAGCTTCGATGAAACGAAAGATATCCTGTCCTGCACCACCATCGATAGTATCTGCACCGGCTCCACCTTCAATCAAATCATTGCCGCTTCCACCAGAAATGGAATCGTTATCAGCACCACCCAGCAGCGTGTCATTACCAAGCCCACCGTTAATCAAATCCGCACCGGCAGCCCCATCCAGATAATCGTTACCGCCGAGCCCGGTCAGCGTATCGCTACCGCTGGTTCCGGTTACGCTCATTCCGGCTCCGGCTATGGCTGCGTCATCCACAGTAATATCCGAGGCCGTGACTGAATCTCCGCTAACGGAAGAAATCAGGGTATGACCGCCAGCATCAACACCGTTGGAATCGTACCAGAGCTTGCCATCGGAATCGAAAATAAAAGCAGGCCCACTACCCAAAGCAGCGTCAGTACCGCCATAGCTACCACTCACTGCTGCAAAGTCAGCAGACTGACTAAAATTGCCACTGCTGAAATCAATCGTATCGTCAGTACTGGAGAAGTTCTGCAACTCTTCGCCTGCAAGACCTTCTGCCTCGATGAAACGAAAAGTATCCTGACCACTACCACCGTCAAGGGTGTCGGCTCCGGCTCCGCCTTCTATAGTATCAGCACCAGTTCCGCCATCAATAGAATCATCACCACTTCCACCAGAAATGGAATCGTTATCAGCCAAACCACTAAGAGTATTGGCTGCTCCATCACCGACAAGTACATCACTACTGCCGGACCCGACAAGATTATCTATTCCACTCAAGGAATCGTCGTAATCACCGCCTGAAACAACTCCGGTTGCAAGGTTGGCATTAACTCCACGCCCACTCAGATTCACATAAGAAACAGTATCAGTCCCGGTTGAACCGATAATGGTATCACCATCCTGAATAGAATAGATGTAATCATCACCAGCTCCACCATCAATAACATCACGACCTGCATCACCATAGATCCGATCATCTCCCAGACCACCGACAAGAGAATCTGCACCACTTAACCCGGTGAGAATGTTTGCTGCGTCGTCACCGATCAGAGTGTCAGCACTATTGGTTCCAACAAGATTCTCTATTCCACTCAAGGAATCGTCGTAATCACCGCCTGAAACGGTTCCGGTTGCGAGATTAGCATTAACTCCGCGTTCAACTACATAGAGATAAGAAACAGTATCTAATCCGGTTGAACCGATAATGGTATCGCCGTCCTGAAGCGCAAAGATGTAATCATTATCAGCTCCACCATCGATAATATCACGCCCGGCATCACCATAAATCAGATCATTCCCGGAACCGCCTTCGATACTGTCATCACCGAGACAACCATAGATAGTATCGTTACCGTCACCGCCCTTCAGCGTATCAGCACTTTCCTTTCCGTCTATCTCGTCATCGCCGCCGCGGCCGTCGTAGTAATCCGTATTCTCTGTTCCCGTCCAACGATCAGCACTTTCAGTTGCGTCACCCCAGTCAATTCCATCACTGGCGGAACTTGTGTCATCGCCAGTGCTCTCGTCAGTCGTATCAGCGGTAGTTTCTTCCTGAACAGGATCATTACCTTCAACCAGCTCATCAATTTCTTCGTCACCTGAGCCATCGGTTGAATCCCCAGAAAACTCGCCGGAAAACTCTTCGAGCAATTCAGCAGCCGTATCAGCATCATCTTCGCCAAGAGCTTCAAAAATTTCTTCAGCAGCAGCCAGCATGGTGCCATCAACAACACCCTGCCCACCGAACACACCTTCACCACCAAGATGCATTTCGCCTCCTAAAACTTCACCCGGAACTTCTCCCTCTACCTGTTGTTCCGAAGCTTCGCCCTGTTGTTCTTCACCACTCTGCTGCTCTTCGCTTTCCTGCTGTTCCTGTTCGCGCTGTTCCTGCTGTTCTTCGTCACGCTGCTCCTGTATTTCCTGCTCCTGCTGGATAGCAGCAGGTGCGATAGACTGAAACTGCTCGAATTCTGCAACGGTCATGACGCGGACACTGCTCATCATTCCCGAACTGGCAATATCTACCAACGCACGCGGAGATGCTATCTGACGAAGGGAACCATCAATACTTTGGACCAACAGAGCCCTGCCGCTGTGAATTTCTTCCACACCGTGCTTTTCACCGCCAGAGCCTATTTCATGAACTGTGGTGGTACCGCGAATACCGATAGTGGCAAGAGGAGAGCCAAGCTTGAACCGCTCAGGATTTTGCTCGGCTATCTTTCCGGTGACCATGCGAAAAGTCCCGGCACCCATCTTAAAAAAGAGGTCCGAAGAAGATTCATCGACGTCGTCGTATATATAATCATCAAGGGATATGGAGGACTCAGCGCCCTGAGAAAGGAGAGTATCATCAACAAAACGAACTTCGACCTGCCCGTCAATTCCGGTAACCAGCTCATCCCCACGAAAAACCGATGAGCCGGACTCAGCCACCCTCAAACCTTCAGATGACTTGAGCAAAACCTCACCATTAACGGAGAGGATAACGCCGATTGCGCTTTGAGTGACCGATTCAGGTGACATAACTCACCCCGCAGGTAAAAATTAGACCATATTAGTAGGGTAAGCCTGATTTATACTTTGACAAGGTGGTCACGCACTCATTCACACACTATAAATTACGGTAATTTTGGCATAATTTGTCATTTTCAACCTAACTAACCGCAAACAATAAACAATCGATTATTTCTCAGATAATGATTTATTTAAAAAAGAATGCCCCCTACTCTTCAGAGCAGGAGGCACTTTGTCGCTATTAATTTTTGTTACTAAATCAGCTTACGTCAGCAGCAGGAGGAATCGGTCCTTTTTTTAATCCCCAAAGAAAAAGAGCGAGTCCGGCAAGAATCATGGGCACACAAAGCAACTGCCCCATGGTCAACCAGCCGAAGGCGATAAATCCAAGCTGGGGGTCGGGCTGACGAAAAAACTCAACAAAAGCCCGGAAGAAGCCGTAGCCCATGAGGAACATTCCTGTAGTGGTTCCTCTTTGGCGAGGTTTGGCGGACCAGACCCAAAGGATCAGAAAAAGCAGCAGCCCTTCAAGTGCTCCTTCATATAATTGTGAAGGATGCCTCGGCAGGTTTCCGGCCCGCTGGCTGGGAAAGACCATACCCCAAGGAACATCGGTCACCCGGCCCCAAAGCTCACCGTTGATAAAATTGCCAATACGCCCGCAAAGCAATCCCAGCGGGGCCAGCGGAGTCAGGAAATCACCCACATCAAGAGTAGTTCTGTTAGTGGATTTTGCAAATCTCCACGCCACAATAGCCACACCTGCGGCACCGCCGTGGAAGGACATTCCTCCCTTCCAGACCGCTAAAATATCCAGCGGATGGGCCAAGAAATATGCAGGTTCATAAATGAGGCAGTATCCCACACGGGCGCCGACAACCAGACCAACCACCAGCCAGGTAATCAGATCATCCACTTGCTGCCCGGTCCAGCTATTGGTCTTTTTAGAAGCTCTGTAACGCCCCAGAGTCCACGCTATGGCAAAACCGATCATATACATCAGACCATACCAATTGGCCTTAAGAGGTCCTATTCTGAAAGCTGTAGCATCAAATTCCGGCAATACAATCATATTCTTTACCTGTTTATAAGGTTCCTTAAACAAAAAAACTAGTCCGGGCGGACTATGTTTCCCGGACAAATTCAGTTACAATCTGCGTACAGGAAATACAAGGAAATCCCATGGAAGAACAAAAAGATTTTGATATTCTGGAAATGCCCGCAGAAGGCCTTGCCGCATACTGGCTCTCCATCAAAAAACTCATTGATGTCAAGCGCAGCAGAAAAGTCCTTGAAGAAGAGATACGCTATACCCGTGAACCTTACATCAAATTTTTGTTGGAAACTGCATTTTCCGAATTGGATGAAGCAACGGTTCGCAGACTGACCGAAGCCAAAGCTGCCACACTTGCCGAGGAATACGCGCGCAAACTTTCCACCATGCAGATAGCCTTACTGGCAATGTCTTCTCAGGAAAACCCGCGCATAAGCTTTGTGCGCATGGCCTCACAATATCCCATTTCCGTAATTTCCGAAAAAAAAGCATTCACCCTCGCCCACGGACTGGTTGACGGACTTTTTGACAATCAGTCCGATCCCACCGTGCTCCTCGAATTCGATCACAAGCTACAGCCTGACCGCATGCTGGTCAAAATGCTTTTCCACATTATTCTCAGCCGCAAGGAAGGCAAACAGCAGCTTGAACAGCTGGTGCCGCACATCAAAACGCCCTTTTACGCCAACGGCATAACACAGGTCATTGACGGATTTGATCATAGAATTCTGAAGTCAAACCTCAAAGTCCAGTCTGACCAGATTCTACGCTACTCGGAAAACAAAATGGCCATGGCTGCTGAAATGTGCCTCGGCATCAGGGCCAAGCTGAATTACGACGACATCTTCCGCATAGCTAGAGCTTTTATGCCTTAAGGTGTGTCGCCAATTAGTCGAGTCGTATTTACTTGATCAATTCCGCCTTGAATCCACTGGCGCGAAAATCTTTCACCAATTGTTCGGCGTGCCTCATGTCTCGCGTTTCCAAAACGAGATTATAGGAAGGTGATTTTGCCGAGGTCGCATGAAATATTTGATCATATGTTAGATTGACGACCAAGGCATCGTTTTTTGCCAGCAAATTGGCAATCTCCGGATAGACTTCCCCTTGCCCAGAAGAGGTTACACGCAGATTGACGAGTTTCCCCCCACGAGCAAGATTCCTGTTGAGCAGTGTGGCAAACATTCGGGAATCGATGTTGCCTCCGGTAATAGGAGTCGCGACCTTTTTACCTTCAAAAATCTTGCCGTGTTCTATGCATGCAGCCACACCTACAGCCCCCGCCCCTTCGGACACTATTTTACGGTCCTCGAAGAGCAGCGAAATCGCTTTTTCAATGCTCCCCTCTTCGACTACAAGCACATCATCAACGAGTTCATTGATTATGGAGTAAGTCCTGTCGCCGACGTTGTGCACGGCAATCCCCTCGGCAATGGTCTCGCCTCCAGTTACTATAGGCTGCCCGTGCAAGCGCTGCCGCATAGCGGAATAACCTTTGGCCTCCACTCCATAAATTTTCAAGGTAGGCTTAATCGCTTTCGCCGCTGTGGCGCAGCCGGAAATGAGACCGCCACCACCCACGGGAACAACAAGCACATCAAGGTCCGGGAGTACTTCCATTATTTCCAGACCGACAGTGCCTTGACCGCATATAACCAATGGGTCTTCAAAAGGATGAATAAAAGTAAGACCGTCCTTTGAAGCTTTGTTCAGGGCAAAGGCCAGAGCATCGTCAAAGGTACTCCCGTGAATGACGACGTTTGCTCCAAGGAGTTTTGTATGCGTCACTTTCATATTAGGAGTACCGTGAGGCATAACAATTGTAGAGGGAAGACTAAGACGAGTTGCATGGTAGGCAACTCCCTGCGCATGGTTGCCCGTGCTAGCGGCAATGACACCTCGGGCTTTTTCGCCCTTGGTCATTGAGGACATTTTGTTCAAGGCACCGCGTTCCTTGAATGCCCCGGTGTATTGCATGCTCTCCAACTTAAGATGGAGGTCGACCCCGGTGTATTGGGAAAGTTGGCCTCCTGCAACAACTGGAGTTCTACGAATATTCCCGCTCAACCGTTCGGCAGCTAATTTAATTTCGTCCATGGACACAACTGTAGTGTTGAGACTATTGCCTTTCGGGGCCGCAAAAGCCTGCCATGGAAGAATTGATGCCGTCAGAACGGCGCTCCCCACAGATGCCAGCTTGAAAAACTCACGACGAGTAATGTTGAAAGAATTTTGTTCCATTGTGCAACCTATCACTAACTTCTGTGCTTGTTACGTCTAAGGGTAAGGAGATCGACGTTAAACTGGTCCATATTAATTTTGCTTAAATGCATAACATTTTTGCAGTTAATTATCGACAGACATTTACAATGCCTTCCCTCAAAAAAAGGAACATCGTCATTTTCCAAAAAAACGATTCAACAAACTTCAGATTCAGCTCATTAAACCACAAAAAAAATTCGCAATATCATAAAAGATATTGCGAATTAATTTTGCAAAATTTTACATGCAAAGTGGCGAAGCCTTAATAAAAAGTTTTTGAAATCTTAAATTTTTCAGCAGCTTTGACGAAATTATTTGCCCAGCAGGGCATGCTTAGTGCGTGGATGTGGTTGTATCCAGCATAGATATTATCACGGATCAACCCGTCGTGCCCGTCGGCCATACCTTTTCCGCGGGACATGTCGAGCGCGTATTTTGGTGCGGATTCGTTGTTATCCACACAGAGCGAATAATGAAATTCGTGCCCGATTACATCGGTACCAACGGGAAAGAATGGATTCTCGTGGACGATTTTTCCCGAAGTATAGCCAAGCCCCTGCGGACGCGGACAGAGCCGGGTAGAGAGATCAAGCACACCGGACATGGGATATTTCTGCCCTTCGTACTCAACATCACGCCCAAGATACATAAACCCGCCGCACTCTGCGAAAATTGGCAGACCGGACTTGGCAAGAGAGCGTACATGCTGACGGATGTGGTCGTTCCGGGAA
This genomic window contains:
- a CDS encoding threonine ammonia-lyase; translated protein: MEQNSFNITRREFFKLASVGSAVLTASILPWQAFAAPKGNSLNTTVVSMDEIKLAAERLSGNIRRTPVVAGGQLSQYTGVDLHLKLESMQYTGAFKERGALNKMSSMTKGEKARGVIAASTGNHAQGVAYHATRLSLPSTIVMPHGTPNMKVTHTKLLGANVVIHGSTFDDALAFALNKASKDGLTFIHPFEDPLVICGQGTVGLEIMEVLPDLDVLVVPVGGGGLISGCATAAKAIKPTLKIYGVEAKGYSAMRQRLHGQPIVTGGETIAEGIAVHNVGDRTYSIINELVDDVLVVEEGSIEKAISLLFEDRKIVSEGAGAVGVAACIEHGKIFEGKKVATPITGGNIDSRMFATLLNRNLARGGKLVNLRVTSSGQGEVYPEIANLLAKNDALVVNLTYDQIFHATSAKSPSYNLVLETRDMRHAEQLVKDFRASGFKAELIK
- a CDS encoding calcium-binding protein, whose product is MHLGGEGVFGGQGVVDGTMLAAAEEIFEALGEDDADTAAELLEEFSGEFSGDSTDGSGDEEIDELVEGNDPVQEETTADTTDESTGDDTSSASDGIDWGDATESADRWTGTENTDYYDGRGGDDEIDGKESADTLKGGDGNDTIYGCLGDDSIEGGSGNDLIYGDAGRDIIDGGADNDYIFALQDGDTIIGSTGLDTVSYLYVVERGVNANLATGTVSGGDYDDSLSGIENLVGTNSADTLIGDDAANILTGLSGADSLVGGLGDDRIYGDAGRDVIDGGAGDDYIYSIQDGDTIIGSTGTDTVSYVNLSGRGVNANLATGVVSGGDYDDSLSGIDNLVGSGSSDVLVGDGAANTLSGLADNDSISGGSGDDSIDGGTGADTIEGGAGADTLDGGSGQDTFRFIEAEGLAGEELQNFSSTDDTIDFSSGNFSQSADFAAVSGSYGGTDAALGSGPAFIFDSDGKLWYDSNGVDAGGHTLISSVSGDSVTASDITVDDAAIAGAGMSVTGTSGSDTLTGLGGNDYLDGAAGADLINGGLGNDTLLGGADNDSISGGSGNDLIEGGAGADTIDGGAGQDIFRFIEAEGLAGEELQNFSSADDTIDFDSNSFSETSIFLAVDGSYGGTDAALGSSPAFVFDIDGKLWYDSNGVDAGGNTLISTVGGDSVQDGDITVDGTAIAGSGVSWIYGAETGESWVGDSKTNYYDGRGGDDTIDGKQGVDTLLGGLGNDIIYGGNGTDSIDGGGGNDTIYGGQNADVINGGADDDLIFGGQNGDTMDGGDGNDTVSYEGGSAVQVDLAAGTVSGGSNTDILISIENVIGTDNNDVLNGCSASNSLTGGAGDDTLTGSGGVDYLSGGSGRDIFSYTSSSEGGDTISGFVSADDGFNFSSAFNSNFTFIDVTPGDGVAYDGQTGPADGTAYFVFDSDNGQLWYDPDGSTVSSGHALIATVFGDDVVVGDIFVESGGMS
- a CDS encoding prolipoprotein diacylglyceryl transferase; amino-acid sequence: MIVLPEFDATAFRIGPLKANWYGLMYMIGFAIAWTLGRYRASKKTNSWTGQQVDDLITWLVVGLVVGARVGYCLIYEPAYFLAHPLDILAVWKGGMSFHGGAAGVAIVAWRFAKSTNRTTLDVGDFLTPLAPLGLLCGRIGNFINGELWGRVTDVPWGMVFPSQRAGNLPRHPSQLYEGALEGLLLFLILWVWSAKPRQRGTTTGMFLMGYGFFRAFVEFFRQPDPQLGFIAFGWLTMGQLLCVPMILAGLALFLWGLKKGPIPPAADVS